The segment CTGTAGTGAATCAACATAAGCCTTTTCCGCCACTGTTATCACTTCTTGTGGGGTCCATATCTTGACATTGAAAACCAGATCATTTATTGCAAGCCATAGATACCAGCAAAGGAAAGATGCTCTAGAAAACGACTCACGGGCAAGCTTCTTATTTGATCGGAATAGAGCATCCCAACTTCCTAGCCATTCATGGAGCAATGGGATATGATCTGATAGAGGCGAGTATGAAAGGCTACTGCCAAACCAAACCAAGTGTGCAAAAGAGCAACCAAGCAAAATATGATCAACTGATTCCTTTTCTGTGCCACACCGACAACATGAAGGATCAATTGGTACTTGCCGAGAATGGAGACCCTCCCCTGATGCTATCCCTTGGGCACAAGCTCTCCAAATGAagcttttaatttttgggagagTCTTTATAGCCCATATGCGATTCCAGGTTGAGTCTGGGACATGATCCCATTGGTGAAGACGAGAAGATGATGCACCTGTGGCGATGGCATCTTGGGCCTCATTTGAAAGCAATTGGTATGCCATTTTGACTAAAAATAGGCTATTCTTTGAAGGACCCCAAACCTGCTTATCAACTCTTTGATATAGACTAAAATTTACCTTAAGAATAGCCTCCTTTGTATGTGGTTGAAAATACTATTGCAGTAAATCTGTCCTCCAACGTCTAGAGATGGGATCAGTAAGCTCTGCAACCGAGTTCAAATGGCAAGTTGGCAACCAGGTTTTGGCTCTTGAATCTTGAACTTGGGGAGAGAAGGTACCCAACTATCTTGCCATATGTTCACATTTTCCCCACTTCCTATTTGCCAAAGTAAACCCTTGAGGAGAGTTTTCCTTCATTCTAAAAGACTTTGCAATCCCCATGATGGTTTGCTACCCAACCTCGCCTTAAGGAAACTTGAGTTTGGGAAATAAGTTGACTTCATTGGATGGCCCCAAAGGATGTCCGGGGATGACCAAAGCCACCAAGCTGCCTTTGCCAATAAAGCTTGATTCTGAATTTTTGAATCTTTAAAGCCCAAGCCCCACTTTGACTTTGCACGACACAGACGAGACCAAGAAATCCAATGGATCTTGGAGTCTTTATCTAAATCCCCCCAATAAAAGTTTGATGTCGCCTTCCTTATCGAGTCATGATGAGATACTGGTAGCTTAAAGTGCGACCCTGCAAAATTTGACATAGGTGAAATAGCAGCCTTTAATAGAACTTCCTTGCTAGCATGAGATAGAAAATTATTCTTCCAACCTTGTAACTTCCCAAGAGTCCTCTCCTTCACCTCTTGGAATAAAACCTTCTTAGATATTCCAAATTTAGTCGGTAATCCCAACTATTTAGATGGGCAATCACCATATGGCACTTTTAAAACTCTTGAAAACCAACGCTTGAATCTTTCATGAGTATTAGGACTGAATGTAAGAGAAGACTTTTGAAGATTTATAGATTGTCCCGTGGCTTTGCAATAAAGATCCAAGCAATGCTTAAGAGTTGTGACCTCATGAAGCCTCACTTGTGAGAAAAGTAAACAATCATCAGCGCAAAGCAAATGAGTCAATGGGGAACCCTTGTGATGGATTTTGATGCCATGAAGATTGCCAAGATTTTGTGCATAAGAAATAATAGATGAGAGTGCTTGTGAGCATAAAATAAATATGGCAGGGGAAATAGGATCTCCTTGCCAGATACCACGGGTTGAAATAATAGAGCCCTTGATACCCCCATTGACTAAGAGCTTATATGAAACAGACCGGATACATGCCATCACAAGGTCAACCCAATACTGGTGAAAGCCCATCCTTAAGATCATACCTTCAATAAATCTCCATTATAGCCTATCGTGTGCCTTTTGCATATCCAACTTGAGTGGTAAAAACTTggctttgctttttttttgcttcttaatATAATGGAACATTTCATGTGCTGCTAGAATGTTATCAGATGTTAGCCAATTTGGAATAAATGCAGATTGAGTTGGATCAATAATTTGACGTAATGCACCCTGCAACTGCTCTGCAATCAGCTTGGTAATGACCTTGAAAATCACATTGCATATTTCCTCTGTCACTACAGGGTTGACAACATTCAAAACCTCAACTAAAGCCTCATTATCAACAGGCTCAGAAGCATAAATATGTTGAAAATAAGAAcataaaatttttgaaacatCTGACTCAGAGGATAACCATTGACCTGATAGGGACTTAAGCTTAAGGATCTTATTTTGATGATGCCTTCGCAAagtcaaaacataaaaaaatgagGTGTTCTTATCGCCACATTGCAACCAAGTATTTCTTGACTTTTGCTACCACATTTCCTCCTTTTGAAGCTCTACGTAAAGCAATTTTTGGATTTCGGACTCACATTTTTAAGAGCAAAGTGATGATGGAAGGGTGGGTTTGGGGgcattacacacacacacacacactctctctctctctctctctctctctctctctctctctctctctctctctctctctctctctctctctctctctctcttacacatACACATACAAAGGGTTTAGCTTGTGATCTAACTTCCAACCCTaacctgtcacaccccgcctgACTCACCTGAAGGCTAGCGACATAGACaagcacacgtgtccacaatccatccaggatccacgatgcagtactttaagttcataagattatgaaatgaattctaaaatcacatacttataatataaaaaaaatatatcaactggtgtTTTCTATTgctatttaccatatttacacaaaaagaatgttttcacatctggaTCATAATTTCAGTTATGccccccatagggctacatctgttaagtacaaaaagaataaaaaatataagataaTACTCACATCCTCagcgtgctccaaatgcacaatcaacGCACACGCATCTATCCTCGTGCTCAACCAGCTCCTCGTCCTAGAGGTCACCTCCATAGAGAGCCGGGACCTCGAtcacagtttccaaaggatttcctaAATCAACacctaaaaaggggcaacaacggggggtgagcttccacgaagcccagtgaggggtaacacacacaagcaatcatgacaatccaagaaaatgcaatagtataaatattcatgcccgaccacatcaatatgaatgcaattatacgaatacaatgacatgatccatttattatctagcaattctaagcaacaatttctaagtccaaagggggtataagtgctactgcaacataagtgttatccccagtcatgaatgtacgttatcagtccccagggatactagctagttgcgagtcaggagcgtACCGGTTccggaaccacatcgttacccggtaaacccctattaataaccctcctataataccactacatcaaatccaacattgcatgtagggtatacccgtcaCTGAATCAAATATTGCATAAGGGTCTGTCACGACGCTGACATCTGTGCACCTCAGTCATCGAAAATCGTCCTCAACCACGAACCATTGGACGAGAGGATTAGctaatacgtaaacccctattggcaagggttgtagcaccagggtggttatcctagcccaatgcattctaatatgccacaacacaattcaattaCACttacacactcacacacaccctgagTATACAGTGCCGccgcaccaaccattggccaccctgcaccccagtcacacacacacacactcaccttgagcatgcagtgccgccgacactaaccattggccaccctgcaccccagtcacacacccacacacgCACACTCACCCTGAATATGCAGTGtcaccggcaccaaccgttggccaccctgcaccccagtcacacacacatacGCACACATGTACAATCATAATTCACATTcttatgccacatcaacactttacataaggaataatataataatatgcaagatgataaaattcatccacatatacattatgatgcaagcattccataaaaacacacaaaatcccctcacctcgtgttctagatggcagtagatagttgatggttttgtGTTGCGTGCTCCCGTCACTTCTCaattccactcctaggatacataatgtttttaggttattcggttattcaaAGAGGAGTGGGAGACTAGGACTTGTGCCccaaaaaaaggataaaaatttagCTTTAAAATAGTTCACCAGTGGATGATTACTGGTGGATGGTCATCcgccggtgagttcaccggtggataaatctgaaaggaatgcacatcctgtaatattttcaccagTGATGCTTaccggtggatgatcatccgcCGGTGAGTTCACTGGTGGATAAATCCGAAAGGAATGCACACCTTGCAATATTTTCACTAGtggatggtccctgccttcaTCAGCTGGTCGGTGACCATCAGTCGGTGAAGTTAAAATCAgggttttcttgcccagatcaaccctattggccctgtggttgtgtatggtggtggaagtgcgtatttttcagtggagtgtcatttcccaactccattcctccctttttcctcttttatatagtttacaaattgggttttgtgattttagggttggttttcatgtagggcatcctcacacacttTACTTAGCTTagatttagtgaaattagtgagtggatcaacataggatttcaagatacacccaatttcctcaatacacaagtctaggttaaacTAAATTAGGGAAAACTTAGGTtgagctcatggaatggtcattaatggcttatgaaatcactctcacacaccatacataggtttaatttcattttccccaacttaggattaggttaggatgttaggtcatagaggatttgttcaaattcccaaatccgagggttttgggtaggggtttcatagggatttgtccttagacccaaggttgagtaaataaccttgccaatgtaggtctcttactctaatttcctcctcccattatgtagtctttatggttgggtaggtgggatttggttgggtctccattactttcaataaagagagagagagagagagagagagagagagagagagagatgtgtgtgtgtgtgtgtagagagatgagcatatgggcttacctcaagaatggagccctagccttcctccttccttcctcccttgctcttcttctccttcttcttcctcttctttcttcctttccttgtttctaatttggtaggagaagaaatgaatggtaaaagccctatttatagccacttaagtcccactaagggctgtttggggaattaatgggtttttacccaatactgtgttattccgctattcggcactaacgACCCACTTCGAGATGTCCCGCCACATTAatcatgtaataccctactttttaaacccggtctgatttcgcggttgaaccggtttaaccgtgcaggaaccgaaccagagggagttagagcgggtccCTTATGGGtgatgatggcaagggtgaccttaaacaccggctggcctgacaagtccgagccagtgccagaacagacaggagtgcccaagccgtgtacatgcacctaccataaggccatgtacggataaagcatgtattgtagccatatattaaggtatatacgtatgctacatcgtatgccaagggtggggttcgcgccgaggctcgaaccctgtcaaaaatcccaagttttggccctcaggtgggcggacaggtgggtgcacccacccacctgagtgacccatccgtgtgcactattcacttatttagaaattatatatatagctttatgaccttattttctttccatttatgacccccgtacgttggtgagaagagtaaagaggagagagaaa is part of the Macadamia integrifolia cultivar HAES 741 unplaced genomic scaffold, SCU_Mint_v3 scaffold1582, whole genome shotgun sequence genome and harbors:
- the LOC122064251 gene encoding uncharacterized protein LOC122064251; amino-acid sequence: MAYQLLSNEAQDAIATGASSSRLHQWDHVPDSTWNRIWAIKTLPKIKSFIWRACAQGIASGEGLHSRQVPIDPSCCRCGTEKESVDHILLGCSFAHLVWFGSSLSYSPLSDHIPLLHEWLGSWDALFRSNKKLARESFSRASFLCWYLWLAINDLVFNVKIWTPQEVITVAEKAYVDSLQLIQGIINRM